A section of the Bombus terrestris chromosome 2, iyBomTerr1.2, whole genome shotgun sequence genome encodes:
- the LOC100650312 gene encoding probable E3 ubiquitin-protein ligase makorin-1 isoform X2, with product MADSWTQSVVCRYFKNGMCREGNNCRYRHTEGAWNDETNETIISSSVPPVNNICRFFKHENSSAGQHTSNISTSTTIKIAKDNIRNAEEWVKAPEFVPSHVARSSFTIEASTTSGTSTNSSMSISYAQAVNSSDQASSPSSEPLCPYAEATGICKKRDCTYLHGDICELCNRAALHPYNEELRKKHTNACVKQHEVDMELSFAIQRSREKSCGVCFEVIMEKASGEQRFGILPNCNHCFCLSCIRKWRQAKQFDNKIIRACPECRATSDFVCPSMYWVDNKEEKEKLITDYKCALSTKDCKYFNKGQGKCPFGNKCFYLHALPDGTKTDVGPPIRRRNADTDVDILRQIILWDFFEERDNRWIYDVDIEDIISLFSGSEESDWSEFEFQAE from the exons ATGGCCGACAGTTGGACACAGAGCGTTGTTTGCCG ATACTTCAAAAATGGGATGTGCCGTGAAGGAAATAATTGTAGATACCGTCATACTGAAGGAGCTTGGAATgatgaaactaatgaaacaATAATATCTTCTTCTGTTCCACCTGTGAACAATATTTGTCGCTTTTTTAAACATG AAAATTCATCAGCTGGTCAACACACCTCAAATATTTCAACTTCGACAACAATAAAGATTGC TAAAGACAATATTCGTAATGCTGAAGAATGGGTAAAAGCACCAGAATTCGTACCTTCACATGTGGCTAGATCATCTTTTACAATTGAAGCTTCTACAACCTCGGGAACATCTACAAATTCTTCAATGTCAATATCTTATGCTCAAGCTGTAAATTCATCTGATCAAGCATCCAGTCCATCTTCAGAACCTTTATGTCCATATGCAGAAGCAACTGGAATTTGCAAAAAACGTGATTGTACATACCTACATGGAGATATTTGTGAATTGTGTAATCGTGCTGCACTTCATCCGTACAACGAAGAACTTAGAAAGAAACATACAAAT gcATGTGTCAAACAACATGAAGTGGACATGGAGCTTTCATTTGCTATTCAACGTAGCAGAGAAAAATCTTGCGGTGTTTGCTTTGAAGTTATAATGGAAAAAGCATCTGGAGAACAGAGATTTGGCATTTTACCAAATTGCAATCACTGTTTTTGTCTAAGTTGTATTAGGAAATGGAGACAAGCTAAACAGTTTGACAATAAAATTATTAGAGCATGCCCAGAATGCCGTGCTACTTCAGATTTTGTATGCCCAAGTATGTACTGGGTagataataaagaagaaaaagaaaaactaatAACGGACTACAAATGTGCGTTAAG CACTAAAGATTGTAAGTACTTCAATAAAGGACAAGGAAAATGTCCATTTGGCAATAAGTGTTTTTACCTACATGCACTTCCTGATGGCACTAAAACAGATGTTGGCCCTCCTATTCGTCGACGCAATGCAGATACAGATGTCGATATTTTGCgt CAAATAATTTTGTGGGACTTTTTTGAAGAGAGGGATAACCGTTGGATATATGATGTAGACATTGAAGATATTATTTCCCTTTTTTCAGGCTCAGAAGAGTCTGATTGGTCTGAATTTGAATTTCAGGCTGAGTAG
- the LOC100650312 gene encoding probable E3 ubiquitin-protein ligase makorin-1 isoform X1, which produces MADSWTQSVVCRYFKNGMCREGNNCRYRHTEGAWNDETNETIISSSVPPVNNICRFFKHGICKFGNQCYFRHTIESVDNNVVNANSVENSSAGQHTSNISTSTTIKIAKDNIRNAEEWVKAPEFVPSHVARSSFTIEASTTSGTSTNSSMSISYAQAVNSSDQASSPSSEPLCPYAEATGICKKRDCTYLHGDICELCNRAALHPYNEELRKKHTNACVKQHEVDMELSFAIQRSREKSCGVCFEVIMEKASGEQRFGILPNCNHCFCLSCIRKWRQAKQFDNKIIRACPECRATSDFVCPSMYWVDNKEEKEKLITDYKCALSTKDCKYFNKGQGKCPFGNKCFYLHALPDGTKTDVGPPIRRRNADTDVDILRQIILWDFFEERDNRWIYDVDIEDIISLFSGSEESDWSEFEFQAE; this is translated from the exons ATGGCCGACAGTTGGACACAGAGCGTTGTTTGCCG ATACTTCAAAAATGGGATGTGCCGTGAAGGAAATAATTGTAGATACCGTCATACTGAAGGAGCTTGGAATgatgaaactaatgaaacaATAATATCTTCTTCTGTTCCACCTGTGAACAATATTTGTCGCTTTTTTAAACATGGTATCTGTAAATTTGGAAATCAGTGCTATTTTCGTCATACTATTGAAAGTGTTGATAATAATGTGGTAAATGCAAATTCGGTAGAAAATTCATCAGCTGGTCAACACACCTCAAATATTTCAACTTCGACAACAATAAAGATTGC TAAAGACAATATTCGTAATGCTGAAGAATGGGTAAAAGCACCAGAATTCGTACCTTCACATGTGGCTAGATCATCTTTTACAATTGAAGCTTCTACAACCTCGGGAACATCTACAAATTCTTCAATGTCAATATCTTATGCTCAAGCTGTAAATTCATCTGATCAAGCATCCAGTCCATCTTCAGAACCTTTATGTCCATATGCAGAAGCAACTGGAATTTGCAAAAAACGTGATTGTACATACCTACATGGAGATATTTGTGAATTGTGTAATCGTGCTGCACTTCATCCGTACAACGAAGAACTTAGAAAGAAACATACAAAT gcATGTGTCAAACAACATGAAGTGGACATGGAGCTTTCATTTGCTATTCAACGTAGCAGAGAAAAATCTTGCGGTGTTTGCTTTGAAGTTATAATGGAAAAAGCATCTGGAGAACAGAGATTTGGCATTTTACCAAATTGCAATCACTGTTTTTGTCTAAGTTGTATTAGGAAATGGAGACAAGCTAAACAGTTTGACAATAAAATTATTAGAGCATGCCCAGAATGCCGTGCTACTTCAGATTTTGTATGCCCAAGTATGTACTGGGTagataataaagaagaaaaagaaaaactaatAACGGACTACAAATGTGCGTTAAG CACTAAAGATTGTAAGTACTTCAATAAAGGACAAGGAAAATGTCCATTTGGCAATAAGTGTTTTTACCTACATGCACTTCCTGATGGCACTAAAACAGATGTTGGCCCTCCTATTCGTCGACGCAATGCAGATACAGATGTCGATATTTTGCgt CAAATAATTTTGTGGGACTTTTTTGAAGAGAGGGATAACCGTTGGATATATGATGTAGACATTGAAGATATTATTTCCCTTTTTTCAGGCTCAGAAGAGTCTGATTGGTCTGAATTTGAATTTCAGGCTGAGTAG